Genomic segment of Manduca sexta isolate Smith_Timp_Sample1 unplaced genomic scaffold, JHU_Msex_v1.0 HiC_scaffold_2350, whole genome shotgun sequence:
tAACCCAGCCTAGTCCAGTTAttcaagtttattaaaataagtagtaTACGTACTAGTTATTCTCCATAATCTCGAAGTCATTTTTTGCGTCGTGTTTTTCAAAAAATTGTGGCATTATCGATCTTAAGGAACATAGTTTGTCGATTTGTGTCTTCGCCCTCTCCACAGATCCTTTGAGTAAGATTATGGATCTTTCCAAGAATTCCCGAgctgtaagtaaaaatatattaacattctAAGCTAATTACAACTCTATTACGATTTACATGAATAAGAAAATTGTATGAATACTTTTTAGTAGGTTACCTATAAAAGGTAGttgataatttgtttatttgccaACTATACACAGAGCGAGGTTGatgctattatttaaatagctaTTAATGGATTTGAAACGTCTGGACTGAAATTAAATAGATacatatacaattattaaacaCCAAAAATGTGTACAACAAAAAGTAAGATAGagaccattatttttttttaaata
This window contains:
- the LOC119192104 gene encoding uncharacterized protein LOC119192104, with protein sequence MDSLDSKLLKFHPDTVMTIKEMYNLDKPGDMDKAIDSLEAWLAKQQHLTKKDYSREFLERSIILLKGSVERAKTQIDKLCSLRSIMPQFFEKHDAKNDFEIMENN